The following coding sequences are from one Desulfosporosinus orientis DSM 765 window:
- a CDS encoding translation factor GTPase family protein — protein MKKLVIGILAHVDAGKTTLSESLLYLSGKIGRLGRVDNKDAYLDTFELERARGITIFSKQAMFEIGETQITLLDTPGHVDFSAEMERTLQVLDYAILVISGADGVQGHTKTLWRLLHTYRIPVFLFVNKMDQIGTDKDKLKKELKKQLDDGCIEFGQVQTEDFCDQLAMCDETMLETFLETGNIESSQIKGAIRERKVFPCFFGSALKLEGVEELMEGIVKYALVPAYPAEFGAKIFKIARDDQGNRLTYLKITGGSLKVKDVLTNGIWKEKVNQIRIYSGQKFEAVNEVEAGTVCAVTGLSQTGPGEGLGIEEASYTPILEPVLSYQIILPDGCDPRVMVPKLRQLEEEEPELHIVWDEKLQEIQAQIMGEVQIEILQSLIKSRFGVDVTFGAGRIVYKETIANEVEGVGHFEPLRHYAEVHLLLTPGERGSGLQFGTECSEDVLGKSWQRLVLSHLEEKEHKGVLTGSAITDLKITLVSGRAHNKHTEGGDFREATYRAVRQGLKEAESILLEPYYAFQLELPAKMVGRAMTDIEKMHGTCEISQTNGEMTVLVGSAPVVTMKNYQQDVVAYTKGLGRLFCSLKGYEPCHNSSEVIAIMGYDSESDLENPTGSVFCAHGAGFWVDWYAVKDYMHLESYLQEKGLLEETGPHRASHSEERWISLEEIDQIINSTFYANQGKKSVWKKRKTAQESYYDQISYSREKERKEEYLLVDGYNIIHAWPELKELADENMDGARMRLLDILSNYQGIRKCQIIAVFDAYRVQGHAEEVMDYHNIHMVFTREAQTADQYIEKFAHDHSKKYHITVATSDGLQQIIIRGAGCALLSARDLKVEIDVANERLKKEYQELQGINRNYLADGLSSVVKQQVEKMVRKSNEKK, from the coding sequence ATGAAGAAATTAGTCATTGGCATATTGGCTCATGTGGATGCGGGCAAGACCACATTATCTGAGAGTCTCCTTTACCTGAGCGGCAAAATTGGCCGCTTGGGAAGGGTGGACAATAAGGATGCCTATTTAGATACCTTTGAGCTGGAAAGAGCCCGGGGAATCACCATTTTCTCCAAGCAGGCTATGTTTGAAATAGGGGAGACTCAGATTACGTTACTGGATACTCCGGGACACGTGGATTTTTCCGCGGAAATGGAGAGAACACTTCAGGTACTGGATTATGCCATTCTGGTCATAAGCGGTGCTGATGGGGTGCAGGGGCATACTAAAACTTTGTGGCGGCTCCTGCATACCTATCGGATACCGGTTTTTTTATTTGTTAATAAGATGGATCAGATTGGAACGGATAAAGACAAGTTAAAGAAAGAACTGAAGAAACAGCTGGATGATGGTTGTATTGAATTCGGACAAGTTCAGACAGAGGATTTCTGCGACCAATTGGCCATGTGTGATGAAACCATGCTGGAAACCTTTCTGGAGACAGGAAATATTGAATCTTCCCAGATTAAAGGAGCTATCAGGGAGCGTAAAGTTTTTCCCTGTTTTTTTGGTTCCGCTTTAAAATTAGAGGGTGTGGAGGAGCTGATGGAGGGTATAGTGAAGTATGCCTTGGTACCTGCTTACCCCGCTGAATTTGGGGCTAAAATATTTAAAATAGCCAGAGACGACCAGGGGAACCGCCTTACCTATCTGAAGATTACAGGCGGTAGTCTCAAGGTAAAGGATGTTTTAACTAATGGCATTTGGAAAGAAAAAGTTAATCAAATCCGTATTTATTCCGGACAGAAATTCGAGGCAGTGAACGAGGTTGAGGCAGGTACGGTCTGCGCTGTCACAGGGCTCAGCCAGACCGGACCGGGAGAAGGTTTGGGGATTGAGGAAGCATCATACACCCCTATCCTGGAACCGGTACTCTCCTATCAGATCATTCTGCCCGATGGGTGTGACCCCAGGGTGATGGTTCCTAAGCTTCGCCAGCTTGAAGAAGAGGAACCGGAACTTCATATTGTCTGGGATGAGAAGCTCCAGGAAATCCAGGCCCAGATTATGGGCGAGGTACAGATTGAGATTCTCCAGAGCCTGATTAAAAGCCGTTTTGGTGTGGATGTAACCTTTGGGGCAGGAAGGATTGTTTACAAGGAGACCATTGCTAATGAGGTAGAAGGAGTAGGGCATTTTGAACCCTTGAGGCATTATGCTGAAGTCCATCTGTTGCTCACGCCGGGTGAGCGGGGAAGCGGTCTGCAGTTTGGGACAGAATGCAGTGAGGATGTCTTGGGTAAAAGCTGGCAAAGGCTTGTTTTATCCCACCTGGAAGAAAAAGAGCATAAAGGAGTTCTGACAGGGTCAGCCATTACGGATCTGAAAATAACCTTAGTCTCAGGCCGGGCCCACAATAAGCATACTGAAGGCGGGGACTTCCGGGAGGCGACTTATCGCGCGGTTCGCCAGGGTTTAAAAGAGGCAGAATCAATATTGCTGGAGCCTTATTATGCTTTTCAGCTGGAACTGCCGGCGAAAATGGTCGGCAGAGCCATGACGGACATTGAGAAAATGCATGGCACCTGTGAAATATCTCAGACAAATGGCGAGATGACCGTTCTGGTGGGAAGTGCTCCTGTTGTTACCATGAAGAATTACCAGCAAGATGTGGTGGCTTACACTAAAGGCCTTGGCAGGCTCTTCTGCAGCCTGAAAGGGTACGAGCCCTGTCATAACAGCTCAGAAGTCATCGCCATTATGGGCTATGATTCGGAAAGTGACTTGGAAAATCCTACAGGTTCGGTATTTTGTGCCCATGGGGCGGGCTTTTGGGTGGATTGGTATGCCGTCAAGGACTATATGCATCTTGAAAGCTATCTTCAGGAAAAAGGCCTGTTGGAAGAAACCGGCCCCCACCGGGCCTCACACTCAGAAGAGCGGTGGATCAGTTTAGAAGAGATTGACCAAATTATCAACAGCACTTTCTATGCCAACCAAGGTAAGAAGTCTGTCTGGAAAAAACGCAAAACAGCCCAGGAAAGCTATTATGATCAGATTTCCTATAGCAGAGAGAAGGAAAGGAAAGAAGAATATCTGCTGGTGGACGGCTATAATATTATCCACGCCTGGCCTGAGCTGAAAGAACTGGCCGATGAGAATATGGATGGAGCCAGAATGAGATTGCTGGATATTCTTAGTAATTATCAGGGGATTCGCAAGTGTCAGATCATCGCCGTCTTTGATGCTTACCGTGTCCAGGGACATGCTGAGGAAGTCATGGACTATCACAATATCCATATGGTCTTTACCCGGGAGGCACAAACGGCGGACCAATATATTGAAAAATTTGCCCATGATCATTCGAAGAAATATCATATCACAGTTGCAACCTCCGATGGTTTACAGCAGATCATTATCCGGGGGGCAGGATGTGCTTTATTATCGGCCCGGGACCTGAAGGTTGAGATTGACGTAGCTAATGAAAGACTTAAGAAGGAATACCAGGAACTGCAGGGAATAAACCGTAACTACTTGGCTGATGGATTGTCCTCTGTTGTGAAACAGCAGGTGGAAAAAATGGTGAGAAAAAGTAATGAAAAGAAGTAA
- a CDS encoding LysM peptidoglycan-binding domain-containing protein: MYYTAQSGDSLYSIAMQHKTTLQDLIALNPQISNPNRIRVGEKIDVGNPWVLNPWRGNEWEIGMEEYQKGIEEYRKGRAEYRKGRREQIKYKKR; this comes from the coding sequence ATGTACTATACAGCTCAATCAGGAGATTCTTTATACAGTATTGCCATGCAGCATAAAACAACCCTGCAAGATTTGATCGCTTTGAATCCTCAAATCAGCAATCCCAATAGGATTCGTGTTGGCGAAAAAATTGACGTTGGCAATCCGTGGGTTCTCAACCCATGGCGGGGCAACGAATGGGAGATAGGCATGGAAGAGTATCAAAAAGGGATTGAAGAATATCGAAAGGGTCGGGCCGAGTATCGTAAGGGTCGCAGGGAACAAATCAAATATAAAAAACGGTAA
- a CDS encoding RNA polymerase sigma factor, translating to MSLAAQTGEAPPLSLHEDDDAFAELYRTYFSRVYNYLHYRVNDVHDADDLTSQVFIKIYTKFKYYCSETAPLSVWVFSIARNTVTDYYRCRGRKAYVYLEEGVELVDSCCSLEEAAAAAEMRRHLRRALALLSQREREIIALKFWSGLSNREIAGFMDISESNTGVILFRAMQRLRQILESQGMNLDD from the coding sequence ATGTCACTGGCAGCGCAAACCGGGGAGGCGCCACCCCTTTCCCTGCACGAGGACGACGATGCCTTTGCAGAGCTGTATAGGACTTACTTTTCCCGGGTGTACAATTACCTGCATTACCGGGTCAATGATGTCCATGATGCTGACGACTTGACCAGTCAGGTCTTCATAAAAATCTATACCAAATTTAAGTATTACTGCTCAGAAACAGCGCCGCTTTCAGTTTGGGTTTTCAGCATTGCCCGCAATACCGTGACGGATTATTATCGCTGCCGGGGGCGGAAGGCTTATGTTTATTTAGAAGAAGGAGTGGAGCTAGTGGATTCCTGCTGCAGTCTCGAAGAGGCCGCAGCCGCCGCAGAGATGCGCCGGCACTTGCGCAGGGCTTTAGCCCTCTTAAGCCAGCGGGAACGGGAGATCATCGCCCTGAAGTTTTGGAGCGGTCTGTCCAACCGGGAAATTGCTGGCTTTATGGACATCAGTGAAAGCAATACCGGGGTGATTCTGTTTCGGGCCATGCAGCGTCTGCGCCAAATCCTAGAAAGTCAGGGGATGAACCTCGATGACTAA
- a CDS encoding 4'-phosphopantetheinyl transferase family protein yields the protein MAEIYSAGTGENLDSAAREKLLGLLPLEEQVRIKGYRLLEDQQRAFLGAVLVRSVISSATGLQNKDIVFLRNENGKPCLQGAGGVHFNLSHSGKWVVCIAGSSEVGIDVEEMKPVDISLGEGFFSRSEYEALKKLPQEQQLERFYELWTLKESYVKAVGRGLEIPLNSFSIEIKAGEIELISEAAGDFMFKQYEIDRGYKLAACSKGDALPDRIIKVNESTLFLL from the coding sequence ATGGCAGAGATCTATTCCGCCGGCACTGGAGAAAACCTAGACAGCGCGGCCCGGGAAAAACTGCTGGGTTTACTGCCTCTTGAAGAACAAGTGCGAATTAAAGGATATAGGCTCCTCGAGGATCAGCAGAGAGCTTTTCTGGGAGCTGTTTTAGTAAGAAGTGTGATTAGCTCCGCGACAGGCTTGCAGAACAAGGACATTGTATTTCTGAGAAATGAGAACGGCAAACCCTGCCTGCAAGGAGCAGGGGGCGTTCACTTCAATCTCTCTCATTCAGGGAAGTGGGTGGTCTGCATCGCCGGCAGTTCGGAAGTGGGTATTGATGTTGAAGAGATGAAGCCTGTGGATATAAGCCTGGGTGAAGGCTTTTTTTCCCGTTCTGAATATGAGGCTTTAAAAAAGCTGCCTCAAGAGCAGCAGCTGGAGCGTTTTTATGAGCTATGGACCTTGAAAGAAAGCTATGTAAAAGCGGTGGGAAGGGGGCTGGAGATACCGTTGAACTCTTTTTCCATTGAAATAAAGGCTGGAGAAATTGAACTGATCAGCGAGGCTGCAGGTGACTTTATGTTTAAGCAGTATGAGATAGATAGAGGATATAAGCTGGCGGCCTGCAGCAAAGGAGATGCTTTGCCGGACAGGATAATCAAGGTGAATGAGAGTACACTATTTTTACTATAA
- a CDS encoding ATP-binding cassette domain-containing protein, which produces MKSLFRYIVHTFYQYKLKTILFIGSILIYMGFFTFFQMSIKLLVDYAIVPQHKGVLFVIVLSLVLGVLLSLITGVICGGYMYGSVKADIISSLNLKLYTHLQKLSIGFFYHSKSGDILARFNTDLQSVDQIIDQLPMGLSYLLSLLASAALLFYLDWKLAVLTMIGLPLFLIVPKILESRAEKLNYSLKAEQAGITSAVQENLSSQIVVKAYSLQNLMVNHFRTKLNGYNKAVKESFSAEFLIMYTTYLGVNFLNVIILSVGAVMAFNNALSVGSLLAFNTTLINMTGLISSLTWLIPKAVQASSGMKRIQELLNEKPLVINEDDQHLPLFRDEIRINNLSFCYKPQAFNLAQVSLTIPKGSYVAFVGSSGSGKSTLINLIMRFYDPYAGSIIIDGFNIRQVTQDSLRAQMGIVFQENILFNTSIRENIRLGNPEAKDGEVEAAAQAAEIHSFIQSLPEGYNTHVGERGGMLSGGQRQRIAIARAIVRNPQILILDEATSALDPANEAAINKTIKRLAGSRTVISVTHRLSSAKETDRIYIFDKGTIIEEGKHEELLNADNSLYKSMWRSQNGFAISEDGFNVEITGEKLKDISLFKGLDDKFLDSISRLFITEYYPKDRVVITEGDPGDKFYVVVRGKLEVTRKTGPDTEERLAVIFDGDYFGEIALLKNVTRTASVKTLMPTTLISLQRNLFQNLLEKAPNLKDKLLARIETRN; this is translated from the coding sequence ATGAAAAGTTTATTCAGGTATATTGTTCATACATTTTACCAATACAAACTCAAGACGATCCTATTTATCGGCTCGATACTCATTTACATGGGATTTTTCACCTTTTTCCAAATGAGTATTAAACTGCTGGTTGATTATGCCATTGTACCCCAGCATAAAGGAGTTCTCTTCGTGATCGTCCTATCCCTGGTTCTTGGCGTTCTTTTATCCCTTATAACCGGTGTGATCTGCGGCGGCTATATGTATGGCAGTGTAAAGGCGGATATCATCAGCAGCCTGAATTTAAAGCTTTATACACACCTGCAGAAGCTTTCCATAGGTTTTTTTTATCACAGTAAATCCGGTGATATTCTAGCCAGGTTCAATACGGATCTCCAGTCAGTGGACCAGATTATCGACCAGCTGCCTATGGGACTGTCCTACTTGCTGTCATTATTGGCCAGTGCCGCTTTGCTTTTTTATCTGGACTGGAAGCTGGCAGTCCTGACCATGATTGGTCTGCCCTTATTTTTAATAGTTCCTAAAATCCTGGAAAGCCGGGCTGAGAAGCTGAACTACAGTCTCAAAGCAGAACAGGCAGGAATCACTTCAGCGGTTCAGGAGAATTTAAGCTCGCAGATTGTTGTCAAGGCTTACAGCTTGCAGAATCTCATGGTCAACCATTTCCGGACAAAACTTAACGGCTATAATAAAGCCGTTAAAGAGTCTTTCTCAGCGGAATTTCTAATCATGTATACCACCTATCTCGGTGTCAATTTTCTTAATGTGATCATTCTCAGTGTCGGTGCCGTCATGGCCTTTAATAACGCCCTGTCCGTGGGTTCACTCCTGGCTTTCAATACTACCCTTATCAATATGACCGGTCTGATCAGCAGCTTAACCTGGCTGATACCCAAAGCGGTTCAGGCCTCGTCAGGTATGAAACGAATTCAGGAGCTGCTGAATGAAAAACCCCTGGTTATTAATGAAGATGATCAGCATTTACCTCTCTTCAGGGATGAAATCCGGATTAACAATCTATCCTTTTGTTATAAACCCCAGGCTTTTAATCTGGCCCAGGTCAGCCTGACAATCCCCAAAGGCAGCTATGTAGCCTTTGTCGGTTCCAGCGGTTCCGGCAAAAGTACCTTAATTAATTTGATCATGAGGTTTTATGATCCGTATGCTGGTTCTATCATTATTGACGGCTTTAATATTCGCCAGGTGACCCAGGATTCCCTGAGAGCTCAGATGGGAATTGTATTTCAGGAGAATATCCTTTTTAATACCTCCATTCGGGAAAACATCCGGCTGGGAAACCCGGAAGCAAAGGACGGTGAAGTAGAAGCAGCGGCTCAGGCGGCGGAAATCCACAGCTTTATCCAATCACTGCCGGAGGGTTACAACACCCATGTGGGGGAGAGGGGCGGCATGCTGTCCGGGGGACAGCGCCAGCGCATTGCCATAGCCAGAGCGATTGTCAGGAATCCGCAAATCCTGATATTGGATGAAGCTACCTCAGCCCTTGATCCTGCCAATGAAGCGGCCATCAATAAAACCATTAAACGGCTGGCCGGGAGCAGAACGGTGATTTCAGTAACCCACCGCCTTTCATCGGCCAAAGAGACGGATCGTATTTATATCTTTGATAAAGGTACCATTATTGAGGAAGGAAAGCATGAGGAATTATTGAATGCGGACAATAGCCTGTATAAAAGTATGTGGAGGAGCCAGAACGGTTTTGCCATAAGTGAAGACGGGTTTAACGTAGAAATAACCGGTGAAAAACTCAAGGATATTTCCCTGTTTAAGGGTTTGGATGATAAATTTCTTGACAGCATTTCCCGTTTGTTTATTACCGAGTATTACCCTAAGGACCGGGTCGTCATAACAGAAGGAGATCCCGGAGACAAGTTTTACGTGGTGGTGCGGGGTAAGCTTGAGGTAACCAGAAAAACCGGACCGGATACCGAGGAGCGGCTGGCAGTTATCTTTGACGGGGATTATTTTGGTGAGATAGCCTTGCTCAAAAACGTTACACGTACTGCTAGTGTTAAGACACTCATGCCCACAACCCTTATATCCTTACAAAGGAACTTGTTCCAAAACCTGTTGGAGAAAGCTCCTAACTTGAAAGACAAACTATTAGCACGGATAGAAACCCGCAACTAA
- a CDS encoding response regulator transcription factor codes for MELLIADNGLDALETIRSERPELVFLDVMMPKMNGFEVCNAVKNELGITGVFIIMLTAKGQEFDKEKGSEAGADIYMTKPFNPDEILERARGVLGI; via the coding sequence GTGGAATTGTTAATCGCTGATAATGGTCTGGATGCTCTGGAAACTATCCGGAGCGAAAGACCTGAACTGGTTTTTCTGGATGTGATGATGCCCAAAATGAACGGGTTTGAGGTATGTAATGCCGTTAAAAATGAGCTAGGCATAACGGGGGTTTTTATTATCATGCTTACTGCAAAAGGTCAGGAATTTGATAAAGAGAAAGGCAGTGAGGCGGGAGCGGATATTTATATGACCAAACCGTTTAATCCTGACGAGATTCTTGAAAGGGCCAGAGGTGTTTTGGGGATTTAA
- a CDS encoding DUF3307 domain-containing protein, with protein MDYLIGHLVGDYLLQTEWQAVNKKTPGLKGWLACLIHCSFWTLSVSVFTGWFSVKVVLLVFLSHILLDRTNFVAWYLSVSRKGQERWLQIVCDNTMHLVLLWLINRFVV; from the coding sequence TTGGACTATCTAATTGGTCATTTGGTAGGAGATTATTTGCTGCAAACGGAGTGGCAGGCAGTCAATAAAAAAACGCCGGGGTTAAAGGGCTGGCTGGCCTGTTTGATTCACTGCAGCTTCTGGACCTTGTCAGTGAGTGTTTTTACCGGCTGGTTTTCAGTGAAAGTGGTCTTACTTGTCTTTCTAAGTCACATTTTACTGGACAGGACCAATTTCGTGGCCTGGTATTTATCTGTCTCAAGGAAAGGACAGGAAAGGTGGCTGCAGATAGTCTGCGACAATACAATGCACCTGGTTCTGCTCTGGTTAATCAACCGATTTGTGGTCTAG
- a CDS encoding adenylate/guanylate cyclase domain-containing protein — MAVNLKRLLKKEVCSIISEFDKDAFVMDVKDKILYGDSGQNPGKAPGQGSGCRQPVRLGADLLGWVGGGNKSALVASLLAYLAVLEAEKKSLARETLDKYREISLLYSLTEKFSKNLDSEEIAMSVLDEVKKIIKGDSIYILTINEETGQLEILVGVGPENCLSLGMKPGEGIAGDIIRTGKAEIVNDVMQDPRFIPGEVPVSSLMCAPLIIKDQVIGVMSVSSEKSVIYKAEDLKILSALAFQAAFILENTKLNFIRETFGRYLSDDLVSKLLATPGALKLGGEKKEITIMMSDLRGFTSLTEQLPPETVVAIINNYLKCMVDVIQNYNGTILEFIGDAIMTIFGAPLWTSDHAVQAVACALEMQLAMEEVNRWNQDNNYPEIQMGIGINTGHVVVGNIGSEKRTKYGCVGSQVNTTSRIESYSLGGQVLISRETLQALGDIRPELSEEFEASPKGIKEPIKIFSLSGLGDPYNLFLKQGGHEVIQLAEAVQVRVFLITDKHCSDKSFEGKISKVSRDGLEISGDVYLPAMTNLKLQILDPQGLTIIDEIYGKTKYEKKSKEKVLVNLTSLPEEGRIYLGKLLVKAESCRHDQK, encoded by the coding sequence ATGGCAGTAAATTTGAAGAGATTACTAAAGAAAGAGGTATGCTCAATTATCTCTGAGTTTGATAAGGATGCTTTTGTCATGGATGTGAAGGATAAAATCCTGTATGGTGATTCCGGGCAAAATCCTGGGAAAGCCCCGGGGCAGGGTTCCGGTTGCCGGCAGCCGGTTCGGCTGGGCGCTGACCTGTTAGGCTGGGTGGGTGGGGGCAATAAGTCAGCACTGGTTGCTTCTCTCTTAGCCTATCTGGCCGTTCTTGAGGCCGAGAAGAAATCCTTGGCCAGAGAGACTCTGGATAAATACAGGGAAATTTCCCTCCTTTACAGCTTGACGGAAAAATTCTCGAAGAACCTGGACTCTGAGGAAATTGCCATGTCCGTCCTGGACGAGGTGAAAAAAATCATTAAGGGGGACAGTATCTATATTTTAACCATCAATGAGGAAACCGGGCAGCTGGAGATCCTCGTGGGAGTAGGACCGGAAAATTGTTTGTCCTTAGGGATGAAACCTGGGGAGGGAATTGCCGGGGATATTATCCGGACAGGCAAAGCCGAGATTGTAAACGATGTGATGCAGGACCCAAGATTTATCCCCGGAGAGGTCCCGGTAAGTTCCCTCATGTGTGCTCCTTTGATTATTAAGGATCAGGTCATCGGAGTGATGAGCGTAAGCAGCGAGAAATCCGTTATTTATAAGGCAGAGGATTTGAAGATCCTGTCTGCCCTGGCTTTCCAGGCAGCTTTTATATTAGAAAACACCAAGCTGAACTTTATCCGCGAGACCTTTGGCCGTTACCTGTCCGATGATTTGGTGAGCAAGCTTTTAGCAACCCCTGGCGCTCTGAAGCTGGGCGGGGAAAAAAAGGAAATCACTATTATGATGTCGGACCTAAGGGGTTTTACCTCCTTAACGGAGCAATTACCGCCGGAAACAGTGGTGGCAATTATTAATAACTACCTTAAATGTATGGTGGATGTGATCCAAAATTATAACGGTACCATTCTGGAATTTATCGGTGATGCCATTATGACGATTTTTGGCGCTCCCTTATGGACTTCCGACCATGCAGTCCAGGCTGTGGCCTGTGCCCTGGAAATGCAGCTGGCTATGGAGGAAGTGAACCGCTGGAATCAGGATAATAACTATCCGGAAATCCAGATGGGTATCGGCATTAATACCGGTCATGTTGTTGTGGGGAATATCGGCTCGGAAAAAAGGACCAAGTACGGCTGCGTAGGCAGCCAGGTAAACACCACCTCCCGCATTGAATCCTATTCTTTGGGGGGACAGGTGCTGATATCCCGGGAAACCCTCCAGGCTCTCGGAGATATCAGGCCGGAACTCAGCGAGGAGTTTGAGGCCAGCCCTAAAGGTATTAAGGAGCCTATAAAGATTTTTTCTTTATCCGGCCTGGGTGATCCCTATAACCTGTTTCTCAAACAAGGGGGGCATGAAGTCATTCAGTTAGCAGAGGCAGTTCAGGTCCGGGTCTTCCTTATTACGGATAAACACTGCAGCGATAAAAGCTTTGAGGGCAAAATCAGCAAAGTATCCAGAGATGGACTGGAAATTTCTGGGGATGTTTACCTGCCTGCAATGACCAATCTGAAGCTGCAGATCCTTGATCCTCAGGGCTTGACGATCATCGATGAGATATACGGCAAAACAAAGTATGAGAAAAAAAGCAAGGAGAAGGTTCTGGTCAATCTAACCTCTCTGCCGGAAGAAGGCAGAATCTATTTGGGAAAATTATTGGTCAAGGCCGAGAGCTGCAGACATGATCAGAAGTAA